The Theropithecus gelada isolate Dixy chromosome X, Tgel_1.0, whole genome shotgun sequence genome includes a window with the following:
- the LOC112615699 gene encoding TPT1-like protein: MIICWDLINDNEMFSDSYKIREITDGLCLEVEGKIVSRTEGYIFDLLIGGNASAEGPGGKGTESTVITGVNIVMNHHPPETSFTKEAYNKCIKDYMKSIKGKLEEQRPKRVKPFMTGAAEQIKHILANFKNYEKT; this comes from the coding sequence ATGATTATCTGCTGGGACCTCATCAACGACAATGAGATGTTCTCCGACAGCTACAAGATCCGGGAGATCACAGACGGGCTGTGCCTGGAGGTGGAGGGGAAGATAGTCAGTAGGACAGAAGGTTACATTTTTGACTTGCTCATTGGTGGAAATGCCTCCGCTGAAGGCCCTGGGGGCAAAGGTACCGAAAGCACAGTAATCACTGGTGTCAATATTGTCATGAATCATCACCCGCCAGAAACAAGCTTCACAAAAGAAGCCTACAATAAGTGCATCAAAGATTACATGAAATCAATCAAAGGCAAACTGGAAGAACAAAGACCAAAAAGAGTAAAACCTTTTATGACAGGGGCTGCAGAACAAATCAAGCACATCCTTGCTAATTTCAAAAACTACGAGAAAACATGA